Proteins encoded by one window of Cyclobacteriaceae bacterium:
- a CDS encoding saccharopine dehydrogenase NADP-binding domain-containing protein — MEKIIVYGSYGYTGKLVVEECKRKNLSVILSGRNEQALKKQSEQSGYPYKTVDMDDRAGLVSLLKEGKVVIHCGGPFRHTAKKMIDACLEANTHYTDITGEYGVFELLAGYDAKAKQAGLTVIPGAGFDVVPSDCLALHLKNKLPDATHLQLAFTMSKGGLSRGTKKSMTEGLGYGGMIRENGKLVPLPLGDKVMTVDFGEFKMKTLCIPWGDISTAWRSTGIDNIEVYTGATDSMIANARRSRYLNWLLRMTFVKKFMLKQIDKKPGGPSEEKLLTGKSYLWGKVTNASGQHVEARLETISGYWLTAKTSVLIAEKILHGNFKAGYQTPAMAYGENLIMEIDGSKRW, encoded by the coding sequence ATGGAAAAAATAATTGTGTACGGCTCGTATGGTTACACCGGTAAGCTGGTGGTAGAAGAATGTAAGCGAAAAAATCTCTCTGTAATTCTATCCGGCCGAAATGAACAAGCCCTCAAAAAACAAAGTGAACAGAGCGGCTACCCATACAAAACTGTTGATATGGATGATCGTGCCGGGTTGGTTAGCCTGTTGAAAGAAGGCAAGGTGGTGATTCACTGTGGCGGACCATTCAGGCACACGGCAAAAAAAATGATTGATGCCTGCCTTGAAGCCAACACACATTACACCGACATCACCGGTGAATATGGCGTTTTTGAATTACTGGCTGGCTATGATGCCAAAGCCAAACAAGCCGGACTTACCGTAATACCCGGAGCCGGCTTTGATGTTGTTCCATCTGATTGCCTGGCACTGCACCTGAAAAATAAATTGCCTGATGCCACACACCTTCAACTTGCTTTCACCATGTCGAAAGGCGGGCTTTCGCGAGGCACCAAGAAAAGCATGACCGAGGGCCTGGGTTATGGCGGCATGATCCGTGAAAACGGAAAACTCGTTCCGCTTCCGTTGGGTGACAAGGTGATGACGGTTGATTTCGGTGAATTCAAAATGAAAACGTTGTGTATACCTTGGGGAGACATATCCACTGCGTGGCGCAGCACAGGCATTGACAATATTGAAGTATACACAGGCGCCACCGACAGCATGATTGCCAACGCACGCAGAAGTCGCTACCTCAACTGGTTGTTACGGATGACGTTCGTAAAAAAATTCATGTTAAAGCAAATCGACAAAAAACCGGGCGGACCATCGGAAGAAAAATTGCTTACGGGAAAAAGTTACCTGTGGGGAAAAGTAACAAATGCAAGTGGGCAGCACGTTGAAGCACGATTGGAGACCATAAGTGGTTACTGGCTAACTGCTAAAACAAGCGTGCTGATTGCAGAAAAAATCCTGCATGGAAATTTCAAAGCAGGTTATCAAACGCCAGCGATGGCATATGGAGAAAATTTGATTATGGAGATTGACGGATCAAAAAGGTGGTGA
- a CDS encoding WYL domain-containing protein, whose protein sequence is MEEITQQLWEAAEKKRKCRIRMSREPIERLIHPYGICQTAGNKIMLVCWQELGFTKVGRTAGYRNLKLADIETIEITELHFVKRDDFNPADGQYKDWVFHV, encoded by the coding sequence ATGGAGGAGATCACGCAACAACTTTGGGAAGCTGCGGAGAAAAAACGCAAGTGCCGCATTCGGATGAGCAGAGAGCCAATTGAACGACTTATTCACCCGTATGGCATATGCCAGACTGCCGGAAATAAAATTATGTTGGTTTGCTGGCAGGAGTTAGGCTTTACCAAGGTAGGGCGCACAGCCGGTTACCGAAACCTGAAACTGGCCGATATTGAAACCATTGAAATAACGGAATTACACTTTGTAAAACGCGATGATTTCAACCCAGCGGATGGCCAGTATAAGGACTGGGTTTTTCATGTTTGA
- a CDS encoding sigma-70 family RNA polymerase sigma factor has protein sequence MEELAVNAWTQIREELTRFVYKRVKDKALAEDIVHDVLLKIYAKSGQLKESDKILAWIYQITRNAVNDYFRSQSRTFDIRELDFDTDPKDFNDCVAFCLNTLIKTLPQKYREALELTEHQNLSQLELADRLNISYSGAKSRVQRARALLKQKLHDLYHIKTDAYGNVLVCEDKLPCGCDTSISFEEKVVMPR, from the coding sequence ATGGAAGAACTAGCTGTAAACGCCTGGACCCAAATTCGTGAGGAATTAACCCGTTTTGTCTATAAACGGGTGAAAGACAAAGCGTTGGCAGAAGATATTGTGCATGATGTATTGCTTAAGATTTATGCAAAATCCGGTCAATTAAAAGAGTCAGATAAGATTTTAGCCTGGATTTACCAGATTACCCGCAATGCGGTGAACGACTATTTCCGCAGTCAATCCCGAACATTTGATATTCGGGAATTGGATTTTGATACAGACCCGAAAGATTTCAACGACTGCGTTGCCTTTTGCCTGAATACGTTAATCAAAACATTGCCGCAAAAATATCGCGAAGCCCTTGAGCTGACCGAACATCAGAATCTTTCACAACTGGAATTAGCGGATCGATTAAATATTTCCTATTCCGGAGCCAAATCGCGTGTTCAACGTGCGCGTGCATTGCTGAAGCAAAAGTTGCATGATCTCTACCACATTAAAACCGATGCATACGGAAATGTACTGGTATGCGAGGATAAACTTCCTTGTGGTTGCGACACATCAATTTCATTTGAAGAGAAAGTCGTGATGCCACGTTAG
- a CDS encoding glutaminyl-peptide cyclotransferase, whose translation MQVKSPIGFVLNVVSIMMLVLSMIACSSNKESTNETKNTIPYVIYKIFPHDIEAFTQGLVVANGKLIEGTGQHGTSWIAEVDIASGQQNKKVILDKEYFGEGVTVLNNKVYQLTWKNKVGFIYDFKTYEKLGEFSYDSEGWGITHDNINLIMSDGSDKLYYLDTLTLKPVRTVSVTEDGKPVKNLNELEYIEGYLYANLWQTNYIVRIDPANGNVLGRLDLTKVAEAVYPGNPNADVLNGIAYEPRSKMVLITGKLWPAMVAIKFSEN comes from the coding sequence ATGCAAGTAAAGTCTCCAATCGGTTTTGTGTTAAATGTAGTGTCGATAATGATGCTTGTTCTGAGTATGATAGCCTGTTCATCCAACAAGGAATCAACCAATGAAACAAAGAATACTATTCCCTATGTGATTTATAAAATTTTCCCACATGATATAGAGGCTTTTACACAAGGCCTGGTGGTGGCAAACGGAAAATTAATTGAGGGTACCGGTCAACACGGAACATCCTGGATTGCCGAAGTGGATATTGCCTCGGGCCAGCAAAACAAAAAGGTAATTCTGGATAAGGAGTATTTTGGCGAAGGCGTTACCGTGTTGAACAACAAAGTATATCAACTTACCTGGAAAAATAAGGTGGGATTTATCTACGATTTTAAAACGTACGAGAAGCTTGGCGAATTTTCGTACGATAGCGAAGGATGGGGCATCACGCATGACAATATAAACCTGATCATGAGCGATGGCAGCGACAAGTTGTACTACCTGGATACGCTTACATTAAAGCCGGTCAGAACTGTTTCCGTTACCGAAGATGGTAAACCCGTAAAGAACCTGAACGAGTTGGAATACATTGAAGGATACCTGTACGCCAACCTGTGGCAAACCAATTACATTGTGCGCATTGATCCGGCCAACGGTAACGTGTTGGGTCGGCTCGATCTAACCAAAGTGGCAGAAGCGGTGTACCCAGGCAACCCCAATGCGGATGTACTGAACGGCATTGCCTATGAACCAAGAAGCAAAATGGTGCTGATCACCGGAAAACTCTGGCCGGCTATGGTGGCGATAAAGTTTAGTGAGAACTGA
- the selD gene encoding selenide, water dikinase SelD encodes MTEIKLTQFSHGSGCGCKIAPATLEKILQSTGEKKLFPQLLVGNESKDDAAVYELNDGTCIISTTDFFMPIVDDAFSFGAIAATNAISDVYAMGGMPIMALAILGWPLEKIPVEVAQQVLAGAQSICDQANIPLAGGHSIDSPEPIFGLAVTGTVLKKHLKKNNTAKAGDLLYLTKPLGVGIISTAQKRGLALPQDVEEAVRIMTTLNAVGEMFGSLDSVTAMTDVTGFGLIGHLLEVCEGSKLSAEISYSKIPLIKNLSAYTTKMIYPDNTMRNWQSFEGKVAGIGSESLLTLCDPQTSGGLLVCVDKNFATEFERKTNELGFSVQPFGELIDRIPTHITILD; translated from the coding sequence ATGACAGAAATTAAACTCACCCAATTCTCTCATGGTTCTGGTTGCGGATGCAAAATTGCTCCGGCTACATTGGAAAAAATTCTACAATCGACAGGTGAGAAAAAGTTATTTCCACAGCTATTGGTGGGAAACGAATCAAAAGATGATGCTGCGGTGTATGAATTAAATGATGGTACCTGCATCATCAGTACTACTGATTTTTTTATGCCCATCGTGGACGATGCCTTTTCATTTGGTGCCATTGCAGCTACTAATGCTATAAGTGATGTGTACGCCATGGGCGGCATGCCAATAATGGCATTGGCGATCTTGGGTTGGCCCTTAGAAAAAATTCCGGTTGAGGTTGCCCAACAGGTGCTGGCCGGTGCACAATCCATTTGCGATCAGGCTAATATTCCGCTTGCCGGTGGGCATAGCATTGATAGTCCTGAACCGATTTTTGGATTAGCAGTAACGGGTACCGTTCTCAAGAAACATCTCAAAAAAAATAATACGGCAAAGGCAGGTGATTTACTTTACCTCACAAAACCCCTTGGAGTAGGCATCATCTCTACGGCACAAAAACGTGGATTGGCCCTACCGCAAGATGTTGAGGAAGCTGTCCGGATCATGACCACCTTAAACGCTGTTGGGGAAATGTTTGGATCGTTAGATTCTGTAACCGCTATGACCGATGTAACTGGTTTTGGTTTGATCGGACATTTACTTGAAGTGTGTGAAGGCAGTAAGCTTTCTGCGGAGATCAGCTATTCAAAAATTCCATTAATCAAAAACCTGTCAGCATATACTACAAAGATGATTTATCCGGATAACACCATGCGCAACTGGCAAAGCTTTGAGGGCAAGGTAGCGGGCATCGGATCAGAATCATTACTCACACTTTGCGACCCGCAAACCAGTGGCGGGTTACTGGTGTGTGTTGATAAAAACTTCGCAACGGAATTTGAACGTAAAACGAATGAACTTGGATTTTCAGTTCAGCCGTTCGGTGAATTGATCGATAGAATACCGACCCATATTACCATTCTCGACTGA
- a CDS encoding phosphatase translates to MKTYLFLLVLHVVTLTGYTQSSEIKNLTLARGHYQQLQQFNPAPAQKDAEMDKQKFPFDAQAAEKRLSLKPYYLKDDIKFHIPDPPANSSPQTRAELNYLLSLQNQRTLEQERASLYVAGVYYNPRVTPADSTYSMYRKNLFHIGRSIGTWFTPEALPITADFMAHVWQDASYYIWKYKYQFLRVRPYVLEPELQNLEETNWAAYPSGHAANSYVNAYVYSELAPHFADVFLKDAYDMAHSREIIGVHYPSDSEASRVLARQLVNELFKNEKFLKDFESVKQEWAAHAKETFEKPAQSKQKPAAKKEGCAKTCEQ, encoded by the coding sequence ATGAAAACATATTTATTCTTGCTCGTATTGCATGTGGTTACACTTACGGGATATACGCAGTCTTCCGAAATAAAAAACCTTACACTCGCCCGCGGGCACTATCAGCAATTGCAGCAGTTCAATCCTGCACCTGCACAAAAAGATGCTGAAATGGATAAACAAAAATTTCCATTTGATGCACAGGCGGCAGAAAAGCGCCTGAGTTTAAAGCCATATTATCTTAAGGATGACATTAAGTTTCACATTCCCGACCCTCCGGCAAATAGTTCACCGCAAACACGGGCTGAACTGAATTACCTGTTAAGCCTTCAAAATCAACGAACTCTTGAGCAGGAGCGGGCATCTCTTTATGTAGCCGGTGTGTATTACAACCCGCGCGTTACGCCTGCAGACTCAACCTATTCGATGTATCGTAAAAACTTATTTCACATTGGCCGATCCATTGGTACATGGTTTACGCCTGAGGCATTACCCATAACAGCCGATTTCATGGCGCATGTTTGGCAGGATGCCAGTTACTACATCTGGAAGTATAAGTATCAGTTTTTGCGTGTGCGTCCGTATGTGTTGGAGCCGGAATTGCAGAACCTGGAAGAAACCAACTGGGCGGCCTACCCGAGTGGTCACGCTGCGAATTCATACGTTAATGCGTATGTGTACAGTGAGCTGGCCCCTCACTTTGCCGATGTCTTCTTAAAAGATGCGTACGATATGGCGCACTCGCGTGAAATAATCGGAGTGCATTATCCCAGCGACTCTGAAGCATCACGGGTATTAGCGCGCCAGCTTGTAAATGAACTGTTTAAAAATGAAAAATTCCTTAAGGATTTTGAATCTGTTAAGCAGGAGTGGGCCGCTCACGCAAAGGAAACATTTGAAAAACCTGCACAATCAAAACAGAAACCTGCGGCAAAGAAGGAGGGATGTGCAAAAACGTGTGAGCAGTGA
- a CDS encoding N-6 DNA methylase has product MVNDYLKKIADTTAQGDAREESYYAHLSSFLEDFTESIGKTKVQITTLPKKTEAGNPDFRIWDGKQQIVGYIEAKKPDENLDVIENSEQLKRYRSVFPNLILTNFYEFRLYRNGQLIDKTFIARPFIAKKLKTLPPVENEEKFNALLQKYFAFSLPKVFTASNLAEELAKRTRFLRDEVIARELEEEEKGKGPIYGFYQAFKKYLIADLKEEGFADIYAQTITYGLFAARTRANGAFSRRLAFDLIPPTIGILRDVFQFISLGKLPLQMEVIIDDIAEVLQAADVNNILHEYYRKGKGEDPIVHFYETFLNIYDPATREKRGVYYTPEPVVKYIVRAIHDLLKTHFDIQDGLAGKEVTLLDPAAGTLTFPAEAIKLAVKEFTGKYGDGGLNQFFQNHILKNYHAFELMMAPYAIGHIKMSFLMEELGYRMKETDRFKLYLTNTLDMEDLASTEIPGLESLSEESHSANIIKKTEPILVILGNPPYSGISLNKSEEKKTFKIGDSYVKDYRWDNGINSIVPIYANVKKTKKHEDRVEITQKTFIGELLQEYYFLDGKPLGEKKVWLNDDYVKFLRFSQWKIHKAGQGIVGMITNHSYLDNPTFRGMRQSLMNTFNEIYIIDLHGNSLKKETAPDGSIDENVFDIRQGTAIALMVKKKNVKGCKIVHRDMFGERELKYNWLGDQPFKKKDYEPLKPTSPWYFFIKRDTEAIEHYNEWPKVNDLFPVNNVGIVTARDHFAIDFNIKQLEARIRQFRDLKFDDYFIREAYSLKDTSTFKMNQFRKALAEEKDWSEMFQEITYRPFDNRFIFYSKWVIERPITDLMQHMLKANIGIILPRQFKEEAGAFITENIIGHKTVSAYDINSLFPLYLYNINEGRRKTQTMMLFEPEVAYDSKGRTPNISKDIIEKLEKAYKKKFQSSELTPEHILHYCYGILYSNTYREKYAEFLRIDFPRIPFTTDYKLFLKVAAVGEELTQLHLLKHKALNKPIAKYKGKGDDRVEKPKYDAERKVVFINSKNYFEGIPSEIWNYHIGGYQVMEKYLKDRKGRLMDDPGHYCKIATALNETISLQTALDKLFPGVEKSVID; this is encoded by the coding sequence ATGGTAAACGACTATCTTAAAAAAATTGCGGATACCACCGCTCAGGGCGATGCTCGTGAAGAGAGCTACTACGCACACCTTTCTTCCTTTCTGGAAGACTTTACCGAAAGCATAGGCAAAACAAAAGTTCAGATTACCACACTGCCTAAGAAAACAGAAGCCGGTAACCCAGACTTCAGGATTTGGGATGGTAAGCAACAGATTGTAGGCTACATTGAAGCCAAAAAGCCAGACGAAAATCTGGATGTAATTGAAAACTCAGAACAACTCAAGCGGTATCGGTCTGTTTTCCCGAACCTCATTCTCACCAACTTTTATGAGTTCAGACTATACCGAAACGGACAGCTAATAGACAAAACATTTATTGCGCGACCTTTCATTGCAAAAAAGTTAAAAACACTTCCACCCGTTGAAAACGAAGAGAAGTTTAATGCGCTGCTTCAAAAATACTTTGCGTTTTCGTTACCAAAAGTTTTTACCGCTTCTAACCTGGCCGAAGAACTGGCCAAGCGTACCCGCTTTTTGCGCGATGAAGTAATTGCCCGCGAACTCGAAGAGGAAGAAAAAGGCAAAGGTCCCATTTATGGATTTTACCAGGCCTTTAAAAAATACCTGATTGCCGATTTAAAAGAAGAAGGCTTTGCCGACATCTACGCGCAAACCATTACCTATGGGTTGTTTGCTGCCCGTACACGCGCCAACGGTGCGTTTAGCCGCAGGCTGGCCTTTGACCTCATACCGCCAACCATTGGCATACTGCGCGATGTATTCCAGTTTATTTCATTGGGCAAGTTGCCCTTGCAAATGGAGGTGATTATTGATGACATTGCCGAAGTGCTACAGGCTGCCGATGTAAATAATATTTTGCACGAGTACTACCGAAAGGGCAAGGGTGAAGATCCGATTGTTCACTTCTACGAAACGTTTTTGAACATTTACGATCCCGCTACACGCGAAAAACGAGGTGTATACTACACGCCCGAACCCGTAGTGAAATACATTGTGCGTGCCATCCATGACTTACTGAAAACACATTTTGATATACAAGATGGCTTAGCCGGCAAAGAGGTAACGCTGCTCGATCCTGCTGCGGGCACGCTCACCTTTCCTGCCGAAGCCATCAAGTTAGCCGTGAAAGAATTTACGGGTAAGTATGGCGATGGCGGCCTCAACCAGTTTTTTCAAAATCACATACTTAAAAATTACCATGCCTTTGAGTTGATGATGGCGCCCTACGCCATTGGGCATATTAAAATGAGCTTTTTAATGGAAGAGTTAGGCTACCGCATGAAGGAGACAGACCGCTTCAAGCTTTACCTTACTAACACGCTCGACATGGAGGATCTTGCATCAACGGAAATTCCAGGTTTGGAGAGTTTGAGTGAAGAAAGTCATAGTGCAAACATCATTAAAAAAACAGAACCGATTCTTGTCATTTTAGGAAATCCTCCTTACAGCGGTATTTCATTAAATAAATCAGAAGAAAAGAAAACTTTCAAAATAGGAGATTCATATGTAAAAGATTATAGATGGGACAACGGAATCAATTCAATAGTTCCCATTTACGCTAACGTTAAGAAGACGAAAAAGCATGAAGATCGAGTGGAGATTACTCAAAAAACTTTTATTGGCGAACTTTTACAAGAATATTACTTTCTAGATGGTAAACCGCTCGGGGAAAAGAAAGTTTGGCTAAACGATGACTATGTAAAATTCTTAAGATTCTCACAATGGAAGATTCATAAAGCTGGGCAAGGTATTGTAGGCATGATTACCAACCACAGCTATTTGGATAATCCTACTTTCCGAGGCATGCGCCAGAGTTTGATGAACACGTTTAATGAAATTTATATCATTGACCTACACGGCAACAGCCTGAAAAAAGAAACGGCCCCTGATGGCAGTATAGATGAGAATGTGTTTGACATACGTCAAGGCACAGCCATTGCTTTAATGGTAAAAAAGAAAAATGTCAAAGGATGCAAAATTGTTCACCGCGATATGTTTGGTGAACGTGAATTAAAGTATAATTGGCTGGGGGACCAACCCTTTAAGAAGAAAGATTATGAGCCATTAAAACCAACATCACCGTGGTATTTTTTTATAAAAAGGGATACAGAGGCTATTGAGCATTATAATGAATGGCCAAAAGTAAATGATCTTTTCCCTGTTAATAATGTTGGAATTGTAACAGCGCGAGATCACTTCGCTATTGATTTCAATATCAAGCAACTAGAAGCCAGGATTCGACAGTTTAGAGATTTAAAATTTGATGACTATTTTATACGAGAGGCCTACTCTTTAAAAGACACATCAACTTTCAAAATGAATCAATTTAGGAAGGCCCTTGCCGAAGAAAAGGATTGGAGTGAAATGTTCCAAGAAATAACATACAGGCCATTTGACAATCGTTTTATTTTCTACTCCAAATGGGTTATTGAAAGACCGATAACTGATTTAATGCAACATATGCTTAAAGCAAATATCGGTATAATTCTTCCCCGGCAATTTAAAGAGGAGGCGGGGGCTTTTATTACAGAAAATATTATTGGTCATAAAACTGTAAGCGCTTACGATATCAATTCTCTTTTCCCTCTATATCTCTACAATATCAACGAGGGAAGACGCAAAACCCAAACCATGATGTTATTCGAGCCCGAAGTGGCTTACGATAGCAAAGGGCGCACACCCAACATCAGCAAAGACATTATTGAAAAGCTGGAGAAGGCCTACAAAAAGAAATTTCAAAGCAGCGAGTTAACGCCCGAGCATATTCTTCACTACTGCTACGGCATTTTGTACAGCAACACGTACCGGGAGAAATATGCAGAGTTTTTGCGCATTGATTTCCCGCGCATACCCTTCACCACCGATTACAAACTTTTTTTAAAAGTAGCGGCCGTAGGCGAAGAGCTTACGCAACTGCATTTGCTCAAACACAAAGCCCTGAACAAACCCATAGCCAAGTACAAAGGCAAAGGCGATGACAGGGTTGAAAAGCCCAAATACGATGCCGAACGGAAAGTGGTGTTCATCAACAGCAAAAACTATTTTGAGGGTATTCCCTCAGAAATCTGGAATTATCACATTGGCGGGTATCAGGTAATGGAGAAGTATCTGAAAGACCGAAAAGGCAGGCTTATGGATGACCCGGGACATTACTGTAAAATTGCCACCGCACTCAACGAAACCATCTCCCTTCAAACTGCCCTCGACAAACTCTTTCCTGGTGTAGAAAAATCGGTTATCGACTAA